The following DNA comes from bacterium.
GAACAGGATTGGAGGCAGTACAGCCTGGCCCTGCTGGCGTTCAACGCGGTGATGTTCGCGCTGGTCTGGATGCTCCTGGCCCTGCAGCAGTATCTGCCGCTCAACCCGGACAGCCGGGGCGCGCTGGAGCCGAGCCTGATCTTCAACACCGTGGCCTCGTTCGTCACAAACACGAACCTTCAGCACTACTCGGGCGAAGTGTCGATGAGCTATTTCTCCCAGGTTTTCGGGCTGATGTGGCTCCAGTTCGTCTCGGCCGCCACCGGGATCGCCGCCCTGACCGCCCTGGCGCGGGGCCTGGCCGGAAACACCCGGATCGGGAATTTCCAGCGTGACCTGCTGAACGCCACCATGCTCATCCTGCTGCCGTCGGCGGTGATCGTGGCGCTGCTTCTCGCACTGGGCGGCTCGCCGATGACATTCCACGGTGCGGTTGTGGCCCGGACCCTGGAGGGTGCGGTGCAAACCATCGCCCGCGGGCCGGTGGCGGCTTTCGTGGCGGTCAAGCAGCTCGGGACCAACGGCGGCGGGTTTTTCGGCCCCAACTCGACCCACCCGTTCGAGAACCCGGGCTTTTTCACCAATGCGCTGGAGTGTTTCAGCATCATTCTCATCCCGATGGCCTCGGTCTGGATGTTCGGCCGGATAACCGGACGGCTGCGCCACGCCGCGGTGATTTTCGCGGTCATGGCCCTGCTGCTGGTGGCCAAGGCCAGTCTGGCCGTGTACTTGGAAAGCTCTCCCACCGCCGCCCTGGCCGGGCTGCCGGTGGCAACCTCGGGCAACCTCGAGGGCAAGGAACTGCGTTTCGGCGCCGCGGCGGGTCCGTTCTGGGCCGCGCTGACCACCTGCACCAGTAATGGCTCGGTCAACTGCATGCACGACAGCCTCAACCCGCTCACCGGCCTGGTCCCGCTGGCCGGGATGTGGCTCAACGTCACGTTCGGCGGGGTGGGGGTGGGCCTGATAAACATGTTTCTTTTCATCATCATCGGCGTCTTCATCTGCGGCATGATGGTCGGCCGCAGCCCCGAGTACCTGGCGCGTAAGGTGGAGACCGGCGAGATGAAACTGGCCCTGTTGGCCCTGCTGGTGCACCCGTTCCTGATCCTGGGCGGGACCGCGCTTTTCGCCGCCACGGCCTGGGGTGCCTCCACGGTGCACAACCCGGGGGCGCACGGTTTCAGCGAGATACTGTACGAGTTCAGCTCGGCCGCAGCCAACAACGGCTCCGGGTTCGAGGGCCTGGGCGACAACACTGTCCCCTGGAACGTGGCCACGGGAGTGGTGATGCTGCTGGGTCGCTATCTGCCGATCCTGCTGCCCCTGGCCATCGCCGGCTCGCTGGCGGCCAAGAAACCTTCTCCCGAGACCACCGGCTCGCTCCGCACCGATACCGCGATGTTCGGCCTGGTGATCCTGGGCAGCGTGGTGCTGATCGGCGCACTGCTATTCCTGCCGGTGGCCGTGTTGGGGCCAATCGCCGAGCATCTGTCGGTGCAACGTTTCTGAACTGGCGTTTTCGATGTAGATAAAATTGAAGAGGTATTCACCGATGACTGAATACAGCAATGGAAATCAAGCCGCCAAGCTGCAGCGCCGCAAAGCCCGCCGGGCCTCCCTTTTCGAGCGGGAACTGGTACGCGCCGCTCTGCGGCAGGCCTTTGTGATGCTCGATCCCCGGCGCATGGCGCGCAATCCGGTCATGTTTGTCACCGAGGTAGGCGCGGCCCTGACCACCCTGGTTCTGTGCCAGGATACATTCAGGCACAGCCCGGCGCTGGCCTATACCCTGGCCGTGACAGTGATCCTCTGGCTGACCGTGCTTTTCGCCAATTTCGCCGAGGCGCTGGCCGAGGCGCGCGGACGGGCCCAGGCCGAAACCCTCCGTCACACCCGCCGTCAGACACAGGCCCGGAGATTGACCGGAGGGGGCGAGGAAACGGTCAATTCGGATGAGTTGCACGAGGGCGACCTGGTCCTGGTGACAGCCGGTGAGATTATCCCCGGCGATGGCGAGGTAATCGAGGGCGCGGCCTCGGTGGATGAGTCGGCGATCACCGGCGAGTCCGCCCCGGTGGTGCGGGAGGCCGGCGGCGACCGCTCCGGGGTGACCGGCGGCACGCGAGTGCTCTCGGACCGGATCGTGGTGCGGATCACTGCCGGCGCGGGAGACTCGTT
Coding sequences within:
- the kdpA gene encoding potassium-transporting ATPase subunit KdpA yields the protein MSILYLVVLLAGAALLAWPLGRYMTWAMQPGERSGGLRQSLDALFRRLGGRGLEREQDWRQYSLALLAFNAVMFALVWMLLALQQYLPLNPDSRGALEPSLIFNTVASFVTNTNLQHYSGEVSMSYFSQVFGLMWLQFVSAATGIAALTALARGLAGNTRIGNFQRDLLNATMLILLPSAVIVALLLALGGSPMTFHGAVVARTLEGAVQTIARGPVAAFVAVKQLGTNGGGFFGPNSTHPFENPGFFTNALECFSIILIPMASVWMFGRITGRLRHAAVIFAVMALLLVAKASLAVYLESSPTAALAGLPVATSGNLEGKELRFGAAAGPFWAALTTCTSNGSVNCMHDSLNPLTGLVPLAGMWLNVTFGGVGVGLINMFLFIIIGVFICGMMVGRSPEYLARKVETGEMKLALLALLVHPFLILGGTALFAATAWGASTVHNPGAHGFSEILYEFSSAAANNGSGFEGLGDNTVPWNVATGVVMLLGRYLPILLPLAIAGSLAAKKPSPETTGSLRTDTAMFGLVILGSVVLIGALLFLPVAVLGPIAEHLSVQRF